One Bosea sp. 685 DNA segment encodes these proteins:
- a CDS encoding PleD family two-component system response regulator, whose translation MSARVLVVDDIVTNVKLLEAKLSAEYFDVVTALNGIEALAICERGEADIVLLDVMMPGMDGFEVCRRLKNGATTAHIPVVMVTALDQPGDRLKGLDAGADDFLTKPLDDTALFARVRSLVRLKSVTDELRNRAFASRRLGIADPLAAAASETGLNGRILVIEDRPTVTERLSSALSAFHVVEIETDPHQALVRAAEGDYDSVLVSLDLKAYDGLRICSQLRSLERTRNVSVLMLGEAEDRTRILRGLEIGAHDFLIRPVDRNELLARVRTQVRRKRFTERLRDSVQSSMEMAVMDQLTGLHNRRFMDSRMGTMFDESALRARSLAMLVLDVDRFKVVNDTWGHDAGDEVLREFADRVRACTRGIDLVARMGGEEVVVVLPDTALDAACAVAERIRERVEAEPFSIHRNTRSITVTVSIGVASRRAGDASAAEMMKRADDALYRAKDAGRNRVIVANAA comes from the coding sequence ATGTCAGCCCGTGTCCTCGTCGTCGACGACATCGTCACCAATGTGAAGCTGCTGGAGGCGAAGCTTTCAGCGGAGTATTTCGACGTCGTGACCGCGCTGAACGGAATCGAGGCGCTGGCGATCTGCGAACGCGGCGAGGCGGACATCGTCCTGCTCGACGTGATGATGCCGGGCATGGACGGCTTCGAGGTCTGCCGGCGCTTGAAGAACGGCGCGACCACGGCCCATATCCCGGTCGTGATGGTGACGGCGCTCGATCAGCCCGGCGATCGCCTGAAGGGGTTGGATGCCGGGGCTGACGATTTCCTGACCAAGCCGCTGGACGACACCGCGCTGTTTGCCCGCGTGCGCAGCCTTGTTCGCTTGAAATCCGTCACGGACGAGTTGCGCAACCGCGCTTTCGCCTCGCGCCGGCTCGGCATCGCCGATCCGCTTGCCGCCGCAGCCTCCGAGACCGGTCTGAACGGCCGCATCCTGGTGATCGAGGACCGGCCGACCGTGACCGAACGGCTGTCGAGCGCGCTTTCGGCCTTCCACGTCGTCGAGATCGAGACCGATCCGCATCAGGCCCTGGTGCGGGCTGCCGAGGGCGATTACGACAGCGTTCTCGTCAGCCTTGACCTCAAGGCCTATGACGGCCTGCGCATCTGCAGTCAGCTGCGCTCGCTCGAGCGCACCCGCAACGTCTCGGTGCTGATGCTGGGCGAGGCCGAGGACCGCACCCGCATCCTGCGCGGCCTCGAGATCGGGGCCCATGACTTCCTGATCCGTCCGGTCGACCGCAACGAGCTCCTGGCGCGCGTACGCACGCAGGTGCGCCGCAAGCGCTTTACCGAGCGGCTGCGCGACAGCGTCCAGTCGTCCATGGAAATGGCGGTGATGGATCAGCTCACCGGCCTGCATAACCGCCGTTTCATGGACAGCCGCATGGGCACGATGTTCGATGAATCGGCGCTCAGGGCCCGCTCGCTCGCCATGCTCGTCCTCGATGTCGATCGCTTCAAGGTCGTCAACGACACCTGGGGGCATGACGCTGGCGACGAGGTGCTGCGCGAATTCGCCGATCGGGTGCGCGCCTGCACGCGCGGCATCGATCTGGTCGCCCGAATGGGCGGCGAGGAGGTCGTCGTGGTGCTGCCCGATACCGCTCTGGACGCGGCCTGCGCGGTTGCAGAGCGTATCCGCGAGCGGGTCGAGGCCGAGCCTTTCAGCATCCACCGCAACACGCGCTCCATCACGGTGACGGTCTCGATCGGGGTCGCGAGCCGGCGCGCGGGCGATGCCTCGGCAGCGGAGATGATGAAGCGCGCCGATGATGCGCTCTACCGCGCCAAGGATGCCGGGCGAAACCGCGTCATCGTGGCTAATGCCGCCTAA
- the rpmG gene encoding 50S ribosomal protein L33 has product MAKAVTIKIKLLSTADTGFFYVTKKNSRTMTEKMSKKKYDPVARKHVEFKETKIK; this is encoded by the coding sequence ATGGCCAAGGCCGTGACCATCAAGATCAAGCTGCTCTCGACGGCGGATACCGGTTTCTTCTATGTCACCAAGAAGAACTCCCGCACGATGACCGAGAAGATGTCCAAGAAGAAGTACGATCCCGTCGCGCGCAAGCACGTCGAGTTCAAGGAAACCAAGATCAAGTGA
- a CDS encoding NUDIX domain-containing protein, whose protein sequence is MSDHVVTLTQAERARVKVNLRPKDAATVLIIDRSAKTPRVLMGKRHPGHKFMPGKFVFPGGRIDPEDRRMTATGALGQICENRLMARTQRPSPMKARALALAAIRETFEETGLLFGSSELGTPEKPPAGSWAGFASHGIFPDLSAITFVARAVTPPRRPKRFDTRFFAIDYGALAGKVEGVTGPDSELIELVWVTFADAQKLDLPTITQVILKEVDARLSAGFAPYLPVPYYWEKNGHFVREEL, encoded by the coding sequence GTGAGCGACCATGTCGTCACGCTGACGCAGGCCGAGCGCGCGCGCGTCAAGGTCAATCTGCGCCCCAAGGATGCGGCGACGGTGCTGATCATCGACCGCTCGGCGAAGACGCCGCGCGTCCTGATGGGCAAGCGCCATCCCGGTCATAAGTTCATGCCCGGAAAATTCGTCTTTCCCGGCGGCAGGATCGATCCGGAAGACCGCCGCATGACGGCGACCGGCGCACTCGGCCAGATCTGCGAAAACCGGCTGATGGCGCGTACGCAGCGCCCGAGCCCGATGAAGGCGCGGGCGCTGGCGCTGGCCGCCATTCGCGAGACTTTCGAGGAGACGGGGCTGCTCTTCGGCTCAAGCGAGCTCGGAACGCCCGAGAAGCCACCCGCCGGCAGCTGGGCGGGCTTCGCCAGCCACGGGATTTTCCCCGACCTCAGCGCCATTACATTCGTGGCGCGGGCCGTAACACCGCCGCGCCGGCCCAAGCGCTTCGACACGCGCTTCTTCGCTATCGACTACGGCGCCCTCGCCGGGAAGGTCGAGGGGGTGACAGGCCCCGATTCGGAACTGATCGAACTCGTCTGGGTGACCTTCGCGGATGCGCAGAAGCTCGATCTGCCGACGATCACGCAGGTGATTCTGAAAGAAGTCGACGCACGGCTCAGCGCGGGCTTCGCGCCTTATCTGCCAGTTCCCTATTATTGGGAGAAGAACGGCCATTTCGTCCGCGAGGAGTTATAG
- a CDS encoding DUF983 domain-containing protein, translating to MSVQINHAVGRPVERDWRSAIGRGLMGRCPHCGEGKLFRAFLKPVDTCEACGEAMHHQRADDLPPYIVITIVGHIVVGGLLMAEKYANWPMSLHMAIWPALTVLLCLVMMQPVKGGVIGLQWAMRMHGFDSNGFDGEPPRPERQPAATLLRP from the coding sequence ATGTCTGTTCAAATCAATCATGCGGTGGGGCGACCGGTCGAACGCGACTGGCGCAGCGCCATCGGGCGCGGCCTGATGGGGCGCTGCCCGCATTGCGGCGAAGGCAAGCTGTTCCGCGCCTTCCTGAAGCCGGTCGATACCTGCGAGGCCTGCGGCGAGGCGATGCATCATCAGCGCGCCGACGACCTGCCGCCCTATATCGTCATCACCATCGTCGGCCATATCGTCGTCGGCGGCCTGCTGATGGCAGAGAAGTACGCCAACTGGCCGATGTCGCTGCATATGGCGATCTGGCCCGCCCTGACGGTCCTGCTCTGCCTCGTGATGATGCAGCCGGTGAAGGGCGGCGTGATCGGCCTGCAATGGGCGATGCGCATGCATGGTTTCGACAGCAATGGTTTCGACGGCGAGCCGCCGCGGCCGGAACGCCAGCCCGCGGCCACGTTGCTGCGCCCGTGA
- the rnr gene encoding ribonuclease R, with product MSSPVPEPSREAILDFIETERAAGRDASRREIARAFGLSGGGKIWLKRLLKEIQEDQAVDAPGNGALAGHPRGALPPVLLSEIKAKDRDGDLVAAPLEWNEADQGVAPRILIERAREFRAKRNAAPAAGVGDQVLLKLTRLKGVDGFAYSGRVLKIMGKGKAQVLGIFRALPDGSGRLIPIDKKAQGREALIPKGRTAEAQDGDLVSVTLRNETRFGPSEAHVRERLGSIKSERAVSLIAIHAHGIPNVFSPATIAEADAVRPAGTAGREDWRDLPLITIDPADAKDHDDAVHAAPDSDPDNPGGYVVTVAIADVAAYVRPGSSLDREALERGNSVYFPDRVVPMLPERISNDLCSLRGGEDRPALAVRLVLKSDGSKKTHSFHRILMRSAAKLSYQQAQAAIDGKPDETTGPIRNTILMPLWAAYGVASRARDARQPLDLDLPERKLVLKPDGAVDRVIVPERLAAHKLIEEFMILANVAAAETLEKAGSLLIYRCHDEPSLEKMRALGEVLASIGIKLPKEAALRPVLFNRILAMIKGSENELFLNEVVLRTQAQAEYVAENYGHFGLNLRRYAHFTSPIRRYADLVVHRALITAMRAGDDGLPKTTTLAELREVSTRISAAERRAMAAERETTDRLIAHFLADQIGSSFDGRIGGVNRAGLFVKLDGTGADGFIPASTLGADYYRYDEAAHAMIGERSGESWRLGDRVHVRLVEAAPVAGALRFELLSEGRHVTPGRSGNRPARPPISGRARAKPSFGKAGGKKPGKRR from the coding sequence GTGTCATCGCCCGTGCCTGAGCCGAGCCGTGAGGCGATCCTGGACTTCATCGAGACCGAGCGTGCCGCCGGCCGCGATGCCAGCCGCCGCGAGATCGCGCGTGCCTTCGGGCTGTCCGGTGGCGGCAAGATCTGGCTGAAGCGGCTGTTGAAGGAGATCCAGGAGGATCAGGCTGTCGACGCTCCCGGAAATGGGGCGCTGGCTGGGCATCCGCGCGGCGCCTTGCCCCCCGTCCTGCTGAGCGAGATCAAGGCCAAGGATCGCGACGGCGACCTCGTCGCGGCCCCGCTGGAATGGAACGAGGCCGACCAGGGCGTGGCGCCGCGCATCCTGATCGAGCGGGCGCGAGAGTTCCGCGCCAAGCGCAATGCGGCTCCGGCAGCCGGTGTCGGCGATCAGGTCCTGCTCAAGCTGACCCGTTTGAAGGGCGTCGACGGCTTCGCCTATTCCGGCCGCGTGCTGAAGATCATGGGCAAGGGCAAGGCCCAGGTGCTCGGCATCTTCCGCGCCCTGCCCGATGGCAGCGGCCGCCTGATCCCGATCGACAAGAAGGCGCAAGGCCGCGAGGCGCTGATTCCGAAGGGCCGCACGGCCGAGGCGCAGGATGGCGACCTCGTCTCCGTCACGCTGCGCAACGAGACGCGCTTCGGGCCTTCCGAGGCGCATGTGCGCGAGCGGCTCGGCTCGATCAAGTCGGAGCGCGCCGTCAGCCTGATCGCGATCCACGCCCATGGCATTCCCAACGTCTTCTCACCGGCAACCATCGCCGAGGCCGATGCCGTGCGCCCCGCGGGCACCGCCGGCCGCGAGGATTGGCGCGACCTGCCGCTGATCACGATCGACCCCGCCGATGCCAAGGACCATGACGACGCGGTTCATGCCGCGCCTGACAGCGATCCCGATAATCCCGGCGGCTATGTCGTTACCGTCGCCATCGCCGATGTCGCAGCCTATGTCCGGCCGGGCTCCAGCCTCGACCGCGAGGCGCTAGAGCGTGGCAACTCGGTCTATTTCCCCGACCGGGTCGTGCCGATGCTGCCGGAGCGGATCTCGAACGATCTCTGCTCGCTCCGTGGCGGCGAAGACCGGCCGGCTCTCGCGGTACGGCTGGTGCTGAAATCGGACGGCTCCAAGAAGACCCATTCCTTCCACCGCATCCTGATGCGCTCGGCCGCCAAGCTCTCCTACCAGCAGGCGCAGGCCGCAATCGACGGCAAGCCCGACGAGACCACCGGCCCGATCCGCAACACCATCCTGATGCCGCTCTGGGCCGCCTATGGCGTCGCCTCCCGCGCTCGCGACGCGCGCCAGCCGCTCGATCTCGATCTGCCCGAGCGCAAGCTGGTGCTGAAACCCGACGGCGCGGTCGACCGCGTCATCGTGCCCGAGCGGCTGGCGGCGCATAAGCTGATCGAGGAGTTCATGATCCTCGCCAATGTCGCGGCCGCCGAGACCCTGGAGAAGGCTGGCAGCCTGCTGATCTATCGCTGCCATGACGAGCCATCGCTGGAGAAGATGCGGGCGCTCGGCGAGGTCTTGGCCTCGATCGGCATCAAGCTGCCTAAGGAGGCCGCGCTCCGGCCGGTACTGTTCAACCGCATCCTGGCCATGATCAAGGGCTCGGAGAACGAGCTCTTCCTCAACGAGGTCGTATTGCGGACCCAGGCGCAGGCCGAATATGTCGCCGAGAATTACGGGCATTTCGGCTTGAACCTGCGCCGCTACGCCCATTTCACCTCGCCGATCCGGCGCTATGCCGACCTTGTCGTCCACCGCGCGCTGATCACCGCCATGCGGGCCGGAGATGACGGTCTGCCGAAGACAACAACGCTCGCCGAATTGCGCGAGGTCTCGACCCGGATCTCGGCGGCCGAGCGCCGCGCCATGGCAGCCGAGCGCGAGACCACGGACCGGCTGATCGCGCATTTCCTGGCCGACCAGATCGGCTCCAGCTTCGATGGCCGTATCGGCGGCGTGAATCGGGCAGGCCTGTTCGTGAAGCTGGACGGTACCGGTGCCGACGGCTTCATCCCGGCCTCGACATTGGGCGCCGACTATTATCGCTACGACGAAGCCGCCCACGCCATGATCGGCGAGCGCAGCGGCGAGAGCTGGCGCCTGGGTGACCGGGTGCATGTACGCCTCGTCGAAGCCGCCCCCGTGGCAGGCGCTCTGCGCTTCGAATTGCTCTCCGAAGGCCGGCATGTGACACCGGGACGCTCTGGCAATCGCCCGGCGCGGCCCCCTATATCAGGGCGCGCGAGGGCGAAACCGTCCTTCGGCAAGGCGGGCGGCAAGAAGCCCGGCAAGAGGCGCTGA
- the urtA gene encoding urea ABC transporter substrate-binding protein: protein MSVSNTRRVILGAALASAAFLGTLLPAAAQETIKVGILHSLSGTMAISETTLKDVMLMLIDEQNKKGGVLGKKLEAVVVDPASNWPLFAEKARELIAKDKVSAVFGCWTSVSRKSVLPVFKELNSILFYPVQYEGEESERNVFYTGAAPNQQAIPAVDYLAKEEKVQRWVLAGTDYVYPRTTNKILEAYLLSKGVAKEDIMINYTPFGHSDWQTIVSDIKKFGSAGKKTAVVSTINGDANVPFYKELGNQGIKATDIPVVAFSVGEEELAGIDTKPLLGHLAAWNYFQSVKTPENEAFIKQWKAYKKNDKAVTNDPMEAHVIGFAMWVKAVEKAKSFDPDKVIDALPGIEAPNLTGGISKMLPNHHITKPVLIGEIKADGQFDVVSKTGLVAGDAWSKELDGSKDLIGDWVEKKCGNFNVKTGKCGGA, encoded by the coding sequence ATGTCCGTGAGCAATACTCGTCGCGTTATTTTGGGCGCTGCACTTGCAAGCGCCGCTTTTCTGGGGACGCTCCTGCCGGCCGCAGCGCAGGAGACCATCAAGGTCGGCATCCTGCATTCGCTCTCCGGCACGATGGCGATCTCCGAGACGACGTTGAAGGACGTCATGCTCATGCTAATCGACGAGCAGAACAAGAAGGGCGGCGTGCTCGGCAAGAAGCTCGAGGCCGTCGTCGTCGACCCGGCTTCGAACTGGCCGCTCTTCGCCGAGAAGGCGCGCGAGCTGATCGCCAAGGACAAGGTCTCGGCCGTGTTCGGCTGCTGGACCTCCGTGTCGCGCAAATCCGTGCTGCCGGTCTTCAAGGAGCTGAATTCGATCCTGTTCTACCCCGTCCAGTACGAGGGCGAGGAGTCGGAACGCAATGTCTTCTACACCGGCGCCGCGCCGAACCAGCAGGCCATTCCCGCGGTCGATTACCTCGCCAAGGAAGAGAAGGTTCAGCGCTGGGTGCTCGCCGGCACGGACTATGTCTATCCGCGCACGACCAACAAGATCCTCGAGGCCTACCTTCTGTCGAAGGGCGTGGCCAAGGAGGATATCATGATCAACTACACGCCGTTCGGTCATTCCGACTGGCAGACGATCGTCTCCGACATCAAGAAGTTCGGCTCGGCCGGCAAGAAGACCGCCGTGGTCTCGACCATCAATGGCGACGCCAACGTGCCGTTCTACAAGGAACTCGGCAACCAGGGCATCAAGGCGACCGATATCCCGGTCGTGGCCTTCTCGGTGGGCGAGGAAGAGCTCGCCGGTATCGACACCAAGCCGCTGCTCGGCCATCTCGCCGCCTGGAACTACTTCCAGTCGGTGAAGACGCCGGAGAACGAGGCCTTCATCAAGCAGTGGAAGGCCTACAAGAAGAACGACAAGGCCGTCACCAACGATCCGATGGAAGCCCATGTCATCGGCTTCGCCATGTGGGTGAAGGCGGTCGAGAAGGCCAAGAGCTTCGATCCCGACAAGGTCATCGATGCGCTGCCCGGCATCGAGGCGCCGAACCTCACCGGCGGCATCTCCAAGATGCTCCCGAACCACCACATCACCAAGCCCGTGCTGATCGGCGAGATCAAGGCCGACGGCCAGTTCGACGTGGTCTCGAAGACCGGTCTCGTCGCCGGCGACGCCTGGTCGAAGGAGCTCGACGGCTCCAAGGATCTGATCGGCGACTGGGTCGAGAAGAAGTGCGGCAACTTCAACGTCAAGACCGGCAAGTGCGGCGGCGCGTGA
- the urtB gene encoding urea ABC transporter permease subunit UrtB, translated as MRIVSCLLRMIALATLLALQPGAASAQSSAPAADEAFIKLGADSFSDTNRAIEILIANAHPQAAVIIEALADGRLLAGGGAVVVKTKDGKLLDAKTGAALASEPPGLSAVRLNNGVRRTIQAALGGLGLLNPDAGKRIAAAEAVFKSRDASLLPVLEGAIAKESDARAKAALRQAQAAILIAKPDAPPFDRIAAVDVLRERGDQDALATLRSLPGDSSAGLREAQGRAVSAIESKLALWRAGQNLWYGLSLGSVLLLAAIGLAITFGVMGVINMAHGEMVMLGAYTTFIVQEIIRTRFPGLFDYSLLIAVPLAFLAAGLVGIAIERGVIRFLYGRPLETLLATWGISLILQQAVRTAFGPTNREVGAPNFMSGAFEIGQLAITWNRLWIIVFAGLVFAALLAILKLTPIGLQMRAVTQNRRMASAMGIRTGRVDALTFGLGSGVAGLAGVALSQIDNVSPNLGQSYIIDSFMVVVFGGVGNLWGTLVGAMTLGIANKLLEPYAGAVLGKIALLVFIILFIQKRPRGLFAQKGRAVEA; from the coding sequence ATGCGAATTGTGTCCTGCCTTCTGCGCATGATTGCGCTAGCGACGCTGCTTGCGCTCCAGCCGGGCGCTGCTTCAGCCCAAAGTTCGGCCCCGGCCGCCGACGAGGCCTTCATCAAGCTCGGCGCCGACAGTTTCTCCGATACCAACCGCGCCATCGAGATTTTGATCGCGAACGCTCATCCGCAGGCCGCTGTCATCATCGAGGCGTTAGCCGATGGCCGGCTTCTGGCTGGGGGCGGTGCGGTCGTCGTGAAGACCAAAGACGGCAAACTGCTTGACGCCAAGACCGGCGCTGCACTTGCCTCCGAGCCTCCGGGCTTGAGCGCAGTGCGCCTCAATAACGGCGTGCGCCGTACCATCCAGGCGGCTCTTGGTGGTCTGGGGTTGCTCAATCCCGATGCCGGCAAGCGCATCGCCGCCGCCGAGGCGGTGTTCAAGTCGCGCGACGCTTCCTTGCTGCCGGTGCTCGAAGGCGCCATCGCCAAGGAGAGCGATGCCCGGGCGAAGGCGGCGCTGCGTCAGGCCCAGGCCGCGATCCTCATCGCCAAACCCGACGCGCCACCCTTTGACAGGATCGCTGCCGTCGACGTGCTGCGCGAACGCGGCGACCAGGATGCGCTGGCGACCCTGCGCTCCCTGCCGGGCGATTCCTCGGCAGGGCTGAGGGAGGCGCAAGGCCGCGCGGTCTCAGCCATCGAGAGCAAGCTCGCGCTGTGGCGTGCCGGACAAAACCTCTGGTACGGCCTCTCGCTTGGCTCGGTGCTGTTGCTGGCGGCTATCGGGCTGGCCATCACCTTCGGCGTCATGGGCGTGATCAATATGGCCCATGGCGAGATGGTGATGCTCGGGGCCTACACCACTTTCATCGTGCAGGAGATTATTCGGACCCGCTTTCCCGGCCTGTTCGACTACTCCTTGTTGATCGCCGTGCCGCTGGCTTTCCTGGCCGCCGGCCTCGTCGGGATCGCGATCGAGCGCGGCGTCATCCGGTTTCTCTATGGCCGTCCCCTTGAGACGCTGCTCGCGACCTGGGGCATCAGCCTGATCCTGCAGCAGGCGGTTCGTACCGCCTTTGGCCCGACGAACCGCGAGGTCGGCGCGCCCAATTTCATGTCCGGCGCCTTCGAGATCGGCCAGCTCGCCATCACCTGGAACCGGCTCTGGATCATCGTCTTCGCAGGCCTCGTCTTCGCCGCGCTGCTGGCGATCCTGAAATTGACGCCGATTGGCCTGCAGATGCGCGCCGTCACCCAGAACCGGCGCATGGCCTCGGCGATGGGCATTCGTACGGGCCGTGTCGATGCCTTGACCTTCGGGCTGGGCTCGGGTGTGGCGGGCTTGGCCGGTGTCGCGCTCTCGCAGATCGACAATGTCAGCCCCAATCTCGGCCAGAGCTACATCATCGACAGCTTCATGGTCGTGGTCTTCGGCGGCGTCGGCAATCTCTGGGGCACGCTGGTCGGCGCGATGACGCTCGGCATCGCCAACAAGCTGCTCGAACCCTATGCCGGCGCGGTGCTCGGCAAGATCGCGCTGCTCGTCTTCATCATCCTGTTCATTCAGAAGCGCCCGCGCGGCCTGTTCGCGCAAAAGGGCAGGGCGGTGGAAGCATGA
- the urtC gene encoding urea ABC transporter permease subunit UrtC produces the protein MITRFLIQGMDKRGLVFLAVLVALAVLVPLANLLLPPGSVLHVPTSTMSLWGKYLCYALLAISLDLVWGYCGILSLGHGAFFALGGYAMGMYLMRQIGSRGTYGNPILPDFMVFLNWSELPWYWYGFSSFPFAMLMVLAVPGLLAFVFGWFAFRSRVTGVYLSIITQALTYALLLAFFRNDMGFGGNNGLTDFKEIVGFNVQAQSTRAALFSMTCVMLIAGFLIARGIVSSKLGKVVIAIRDAESRTRFLGYRVDRFKLFVFTVSACMAGVAGALYVPQVGIINPSEFAPANSIETVIWVAVGGRGTLVGAALGAVVVNYAKTVFTSGFMAPYWLFALGALFVFVTIFMPKGILGTAQDWWTRRKAPPEPSPAAEPAPAE, from the coding sequence ATGATCACCCGCTTCCTCATCCAGGGCATGGACAAGCGCGGCCTCGTCTTCCTCGCCGTGCTCGTGGCGCTGGCGGTTCTCGTCCCGCTCGCCAATCTGCTGCTGCCGCCGGGTTCGGTCCTGCATGTGCCGACCTCGACCATGTCGCTCTGGGGCAAATATCTCTGCTACGCGCTGCTGGCGATCTCGCTCGATCTGGTCTGGGGTTATTGCGGCATCCTGAGCCTCGGCCACGGCGCCTTCTTCGCGCTCGGCGGCTACGCCATGGGCATGTATTTGATGCGCCAGATCGGCTCGCGCGGAACCTATGGCAACCCGATCCTGCCCGATTTCATGGTCTTCCTGAACTGGAGCGAATTGCCCTGGTACTGGTACGGTTTCTCCTCCTTTCCCTTCGCCATGCTGATGGTCCTGGCTGTGCCGGGTCTGCTCGCCTTCGTCTTCGGCTGGTTCGCCTTCCGCTCCCGCGTCACCGGCGTCTATCTCTCGATCATCACCCAGGCACTGACCTATGCGCTGCTGCTCGCCTTTTTCCGCAACGATATGGGCTTTGGCGGCAATAACGGCCTGACAGATTTCAAGGAGATCGTCGGCTTCAACGTCCAGGCGCAGTCGACGCGCGCGGCGCTGTTCTCGATGACCTGCGTCATGCTGATCGCCGGCTTCCTGATCGCGCGCGGCATCGTCTCGTCGAAGCTCGGCAAGGTGGTGATCGCGATCCGCGATGCTGAATCCCGCACGCGCTTCCTCGGTTACCGGGTCGACCGCTTCAAGCTCTTCGTCTTCACCGTCTCGGCCTGCATGGCGGGCGTCGCAGGCGCGCTTTATGTGCCGCAGGTCGGCATCATCAATCCCAGCGAATTCGCGCCCGCGAACTCGATCGAGACCGTGATCTGGGTCGCTGTAGGTGGGCGTGGCACGCTGGTCGGCGCGGCGCTCGGCGCGGTCGTCGTCAACTACGCCAAGACCGTCTTCACCTCGGGCTTCATGGCGCCGTACTGGCTGTTCGCGCTGGGCGCGCTCTTCGTCTTCGTGACGATCTTCATGCCCAAGGGCATCCTGGGCACGGCGCAGGATTGGTGGACCAGGCGCAAGGCGCCGCCGGAGCCGTCGCCAGCGGCCGAACCGGCCCCGGCGGAGTGA
- the urtD gene encoding urea ABC transporter ATP-binding protein UrtD, whose protein sequence is MNAPVPGALTSSLLYLDGVSVSFDGFKAIRGLSLTIAPGEMRAIIGPNGAGKTTMMDIITGKTKPDVGTVMFGGSVDLTKLDEAAIANLGIGRKFQKPTVFDFHTIEDNILLALKSKRTVARTLFWKTAAADAKRIDDILGIIKLGDARDRLAGSLSHGQKQWLEIGMLLAQDPKLLLVDEPAAGMTDGETAETAVLLKEIAKDHSVIVVEHDMGFIRELGVKVTVLHEGSVLAEGPLDQVSANERVVEVYLGR, encoded by the coding sequence ATGAACGCTCCCGTTCCCGGCGCACTCACCTCTTCGCTGCTCTATCTCGACGGCGTCAGCGTCTCCTTCGACGGTTTCAAGGCGATTCGCGGCCTGTCGCTGACCATCGCGCCAGGCGAGATGCGCGCCATCATCGGCCCCAACGGCGCCGGCAAGACCACGATGATGGACATCATCACCGGCAAGACAAAGCCCGATGTCGGCACGGTGATGTTTGGCGGCTCTGTCGACCTGACCAAGCTCGACGAGGCGGCGATCGCCAATCTCGGCATCGGTCGCAAATTCCAGAAGCCGACGGTGTTCGATTTCCACACCATCGAGGACAACATCCTGTTGGCGCTGAAATCGAAGCGCACGGTGGCAAGGACCCTGTTCTGGAAGACGGCGGCTGCGGATGCCAAGCGCATCGACGACATCCTCGGCATCATCAAGCTCGGCGATGCGCGCGACCGGCTCGCGGGCTCGCTCTCGCACGGCCAGAAGCAGTGGCTCGAGATCGGCATGCTCTTGGCGCAGGATCCAAAACTCCTGCTGGTCGATGAGCCTGCCGCCGGCATGACCGATGGCGAGACGGCCGAGACGGCCGTCCTCCTCAAGGAGATCGCCAAGGATCATTCGGTCATCGTGGTCGAACACGACATGGGCTTCATCCGCGAACTCGGCGTGAAGGTGACGGTGCTGCATGAGGGCTCGGTGCTGGCGGAGGGCCCGCTCGACCAGGTCAGCGCCAATGAGCGCGTCGTCGAAGTGTATCTGGGACGATGA
- the urtE gene encoding urea ABC transporter ATP-binding subunit UrtE: protein MLSVDAIDLHYGAAQALRRVSVTAEIGKVTCVMGRNGVGKTSLMRAIVGHQAISGGKISFGGEDISKLRSEDRARAGIAYVPQGREVFPLLSVKENLETGYAPLPRKERYVPGELFDLFPVLKSMLGRRGGDLSGGQQQQLAIARALVTRPKLLVLDEPTEGIQPSIIKDIGRAIDYLRSKGDMAIVLVEQYFDFARDLADTMFVMERGEVVLSGPMAELDANQVQRLIQV from the coding sequence ATGCTCAGTGTCGACGCCATCGATCTCCACTACGGCGCAGCCCAGGCGCTCCGCCGCGTCTCGGTCACGGCCGAGATCGGCAAGGTCACCTGCGTGATGGGCCGCAACGGCGTCGGCAAGACCTCGCTGATGCGCGCCATCGTCGGCCACCAGGCGATCTCGGGCGGAAAGATCAGCTTCGGCGGCGAGGACATCTCGAAGCTGCGCAGCGAGGATCGCGCGCGCGCCGGCATCGCCTATGTACCGCAGGGGCGGGAGGTGTTCCCGCTGCTGAGCGTGAAGGAAAATCTGGAGACGGGCTATGCGCCCTTGCCCCGCAAGGAGCGCTACGTTCCCGGTGAACTGTTTGACCTATTCCCCGTGCTGAAGTCGATGTTGGGGCGGCGCGGCGGAGACCTCTCGGGTGGCCAGCAACAGCAACTCGCCATCGCGCGGGCGCTGGTCACCCGGCCCAAATTGCTGGTGCTGGACGAGCCGACCGAGGGCATTCAGCCCTCGATCATCAAGGATATCGGCCGCGCGATCGATTATCTGCGCTCCAAGGGCGACATGGCGATCGTGCTGGTCGAGCAATATTTCGACTTCGCCCGCGATCTCGCCGACACGATGTTCGTGATGGAGCGCGGCGAGGTCGTGCTGTCGGGGCCGATGGCCGAGCTCGACGCCAATCAGGTGCAGAGGCTGATCCAGGTATGA